Part of the Brassica oleracea var. oleracea cultivar TO1000 chromosome C8, BOL, whole genome shotgun sequence genome is shown below.
GTTTCGTAACGCCTCGTCTCCGAGATCCATGGCTCGTCTTTTCTTCTTTATAAACTCGTCTCCTCCTTCATTTTTCTTTAAGTTTTTACGCAACAAAAAATCACCAGATCCCTCAACGTAAGTCTAGAGAGTGTTTCGTAGAGTTTATAGTTCGATAGGGCGATCACGAGTGAGACGTGATTCGTCTGCCATGGTTGTATCCTGGGACTCTATATTCGTATAGTCCCGTCTCACTAACGGAGCGAATATTTTGAGTTAAGGAAAGAGATCATATCTCGACTCCATGTCTCTTGGCGAATACGATTTCTTATCGTTCTTGTATTCGTCTTTTACATTCGTTTATTTCCTTAACATCGCTTTTATTCTATCGTTTATGTCAGTCCGGTTTTCCGGCTTTTACAGTATTCGCATAATTCACCATTAGATCTGCTTGCATAATCCTCGTTGCCATTACCAAGATGCTCTTGTACTCTTTTGTAAGCATCTGTTCCTGGACCGGGCGCTTGTGAGTCAATATCAAATAGCTTATGAGAGATGAGATATTGAGAAGCATTGTATGGTGATGGCTTGCCATACAAGGAAGAATGGTTCCTACTTTGATTCAGTTAATATATGTAGGGGCCCATATATGTATGTGTGCTTAGATCTAAGTTGTGATTAAAGTTAACAAAACTTTGCTCTAGAAATCTTGTATTATTGTGACCATCAACGAACTCCAAAATATTTTTAAAATTCACTAATTAATTATTCTGATTACAAATACAAAATAAATTGTTATAAATCAATGATATTATTCGATTTGGAAGATCTTCTTTATCTGTAAATATAAGTTCCAGTCTGTCATAACTCATATCGAAAATGCTTTAAAATGACCAAATAAAAACAACTTAGACAGTGAAGCATCTTCATTTGTAATTGACACCATAGACTATTTAGACTTAACATAGACAAATTGTAAACATAGACAAAATCATTTACATTCTAAATGAAAAGCAAGCCAAGATATATGGTCAGTTTATTTATATATATATATATATATTACAAACTTTCCTCTGTTTTGTTTACTTGTGCATATGATATTGTGATCAGTCGCCTTTACATACAATCAATATTCATAAAAAACTCTCTGTTTCAACTTTCAATAGAATAAGATCTATAACTCATCTTTGGTACCATCAAATAGTTTAACCCCATCATGCCTAGTATCCTCACAATGTCTTACAAAGGGAAAGACTGTAGCCAAGTCAATTCTCTTTTTGTTCTCACATCCATGACTCGGAGAAGTAATGTAACAAGGCTCCATGGATACAGCACGAACACATGGTGGATCAGGAACTCTGCCACTAACTGGCCGATAAAGTAACCATGGCTTCAACCCTCCAAGACTATGAGCAACATATCCAAACGTTGACCCTGCGCTTATGACAATGTTATCAGTTAAACTCAAAAGATAAATCTCGGCGAGAGCCTTTTGGTCGTGTAGCTTCTTGTCTGTTTGCTGAAACCTTTCTCCACTTGGCCGATAAACTTGCACAATGTCTCCTGTAGAAGTTGGTATTTCCCAATACATGTTCTTTAGGTTGTTGGAGTACTCTGGATGCAGAGATGTGACAAGAACCGCGTTAAGTTTCTTGCTTCTTGATGTATTACTGACTTGTGTAGCTAATTCAGGCAACAGTTTCTCTCTTTGTGTGCATGCAACGATCTGGTCCATCAAGTGCTGTAAATAACTAGCTCGTCTGGTGAAAACACGTACTTGGATCCCTAGTGTTTGGTCTGCTCTTGATAAGTAAGCATCGTAGGATCTTGTGACCATACCCCAAACTTGATTCGTGGGGTGAAAAAGATACAGAGCCAAGTGGTAGAAGACGGTTTCTTTCTGCGGGAAGAGCTTCACTAGTTCGGTCTGAAAAGTTGGATTAAACCATAGAGATGGGACAAAGTAGACATTGGCGTTGACAATCAACCAAGGGACTTTATCGATCAACGTTTGATCCTTTGGACAGAAGAACATCTTATCTACATCCCTTGAATCATGTAGGATATGAAGATATAGATGTTGTGGAGTTGAGTTGGCACTAATGGCATGATTATTCAACATTGTTCCGTAACAACGAGAGTACCCCATATTGTAGCCATCAATATGCTTCATCAGTGGAAAGTCATGAGGGAGTAACCATGAAGTACCTGGAAACGGCTCGCAGAAAAGATCACTAATGTCTTTGCTTTGATCAACAAGAACGACTCAAGAGAGCATAGAGGAAAACCGAGGCAAGCGTTAGTATTCTGTTTCCAAGCCCGAAAGCCGCGACCCACACAATGTATCTGCATTCACCAACAGATTTGCTTGCATAGTTATCATCATCATGACCAAGATTCTTTGTTGCTTCCTTGTAAGCTCTTGTTCCTGGACCGCAACGCCTGTGAAGTATCTCATAGCTCCTTAGCTTAGAGATTAGGTATTCAGAAGGCTTGTAAGGCAAAGGCTTGCGATACAAGGAAGACTGATGCCTACTCAAGCAAGAATCCTCATCGAAATCAGCGGTTAAAATCCCTCTTAGTAGTTTATCCTTAGGTTCTTTGGAATCCACTATCACTACAACAACAAAATCGAAATATTTAAGTCCAAAGGAATCATTCTGTATAAGAAATCAAAACGATAAATGACCATATACCGTTGACTATAGTGCCAAGAAGCTGGTGTGTGAAGAAGAGGTCTGAGAATGATACTAACATCACCGACCAGAGTACTAAGCAAGTGAAGACTTCATTGGAGATCTGACATAGTTGATGATACATACTGACATTTCAATGGACTTTTAGTATCAATTGTTATAAATGAGTTATCCAAGAGTTCAAAACTCTTATTGTGAGTTAATTCAAAGAAACGTGTACGTCTATACATATTTTTAATGTTTCTGCTGTGAAAATCGACAAACCGTGAATACAACTTTTTTTTTTGAATGATTACTTCATGTACATGTTACGATAACATGATATGAACTAACAATTTGTTTGGTTGTCAAAAAAAAGGAAACAGTGTACTGTTGATATTTCCACTAGTTATAATCAAATTCAACCGACTCACAAACTGTCTAAATGAGAAAGCAAAGGGAAAACTTTTTAATTCTAGCTTTTAGCAAAAAATAAATAAATAATAATAAATAATTCTAACGAAATTGTAACTACCATGCATGCAATACAATGAAATTGTTGCGTAAGTTATAAATCTTTTTGATAATTGTATAAACATGACACCAAATTTGTTGTTCATCATCAAAACCTAGGGCTGAAGTTAAATTCAACTTAAACTAAAAACACTTTATTATTCTGTTAAATTTTTGTGAAAGTAAAATCAGGTTTTATAATTATCGCAGCAAATTAATAATGATGCAAAAATTGGAAAAAGGGAAATTGTTATAAAAAAAAAAATTTACTCAGATTAACTCTAATCTTTTACTTAATTACTAGTTTAACCTTGTGTAATCAATATAATCTAACACTAGGTAATAATCCGCGCAGCGCGGAATGTGATTATTAGTTTCATTATTTTTTAATAAGGAGACATTAATCTGTTTAATCTGGATATCAGTTCGGTTTTAGCTTGTTTTTAATCACATAACTATAACTATCATTTTAAATTAGTATTTATTTGGTTTGTTCGGTTAAAATGTTTGATGTTTTTGTTTTTTTTCTGTGATAATAAAAAATTATTATTATTTGTTTGTTTTCATGTTATGAATCTTACATAGTTGTGATGTCGAACCAATGGTTTCATATTATAGTTTCTAAACAGATAATAGTTAAAAAAAAGAAAAAAAAATTATTAAGACAAATCATTTTGCTACAGTTTGGTCGATAGTGAAAGAAGCATTAAAAATAATATTTTAACTTCCAAAAAATTAGATATTTCAGTTGTAGTAAATACTTAGTTATAACGTGTTCACCTCAATGTGCACATGTATGCGTATGTAAAAATATATAAAGATGGTTGATAAATATATAAAGATACTGTTAATTAATATTAAATGACTTTTTTTCAAAATAATACATGAAAAATAAAATTATTAAAATAAAATTATTTAAAAACAAAAATATTGTAAAATTTATATAAACTATAATATATAACTTATATATAATTCCTTAAATATATGTATATATATGTGCATATAACGGATCAAATTAGATATTCGTTCCTATAAATATTGATATTTGTGATTTGCTTTTTTTTTACGGATATTGCATTTTACTATTTGATTTGGTTCGTAGAGTAACAGATATCTGGATTTTTCGGTTCGAATCAAAACGAATAACGAATCGAATCAAAATTTATGAATAATTTGTCCAGCTCTATTCGTAGACGGTAAAAATAACGTAAAGAAGAACCAGTCATATGAGTTTTATATTAAAAAAACATAAAGTACATAATGTGAACATATTTATGTAGAGTTTGGCTGAGAAACTCTCTACATGGAACATATGTACATAAAGACAATTAACCCTAATAGTTCTTCTTTACTACAATTTTGCCATTATTCATTTAATTCCTTAGTAAATAAAAAATTAAAACGGTGAAAAATAATTGAAACCCTAGCCATAGTCGACCGGAATAAGAAAAACATTCTGAAAACAAAACCATTGTTTCGTCGAAGATGCTAATTTTTAAAATTGCCGGCAGTTTAATCTTCTTCCTCCGAGTAGTGTCGACTTCGCCAGTGGGAGGGCCTCTTGTTATCTCCGCTGTCAAACACTCCGACGACGAGAACCACCATCTCTTCACCCGTCAATTACGTCTGTCACTCCATGGTTTCGAATCTGTATTTCGTTTTCCTCCGATTAATAAATTTTGTTTTCTGGAATATTGAAATTTCCATGGAGTTTGGATAGCTTTTGATTTGGTGTTAAGTGTTATAGATCAGAATATTTGTTACAACAACGAATCATATGCATCTCATACTTGATTATGCATTGTTCAATGATAGGTACATGATAATTTTTGGATAGTTGCTTGTATAGAGTTGATGCTTGGTGGGTTCTTGTAAGAGAATGAGTGTAACAAGCACTTCTCAACTGTATAGTAGCTCAACTACCACTCGCTTTTGTACTAGAACTGCGTGGTAGCAATTTTTTTTTGTTTTTCATTGTTAGATATGGCTTCTTCTAGCAGTAAGAAAAAACTATCTGTTCCAGCCGTAAGAAAAACTATCCGCGTATATTCTACAGTAAATGAAAAGTTCCTAGGAACATGAGCTATTATAGCTATTTGTCATGATGATTCTGTCCATCATGAGTGATATGGTCCCTGGTACTGTTTAGAAAAAGAATGAAAAACAATTCAGATATGGTCCCTGGTACTGTAGTATTTAATACCATAAAATACATTGATTGTCTTGCGATTGGTTGCACATTTAAAGGGTTACGTGACGAAACCATTCAGGATCTTCGACGGAAGCTAGCTGCTGAGATTTAAGACGCTGTTAGAGAACCTCGAATCATTCATTTATTTCTTGATTCACCAAAGTATTACGTTCAGTTTTAGATTCTCTTAGTGAATGTATAGTCTTATTTGCGCAACGTGAATTTTATTAGTGAATGTGTCTTATTGCGTAAATTGAACGTTTAGTATCAAAATGTGTTTCAGCTACAATTTGAAGTTGGAAAAATGATTGCTGACTCCATGAAGTATTGGCATCACATGGCTAATCATGCAAACTAAACAAATGTATATCTAGCTATGCGAAGTATATGTTATGCATGACAACATCCATCAATTTAATGATGTTATCTGGTTAACATCACGAGTTTAATTTCATTCATCCAAAAACTGATGTAACTGTCAGAAACCGTTTAAATATCTCGTTTCATCAATTAAAACATGATCAATCGGACCGTAATTTAACTAAAATTAGATTTTATCCAACGTTTTAAAGCATAGGAATATTTTTAACAAAATCTAATTTACAAAATCAATATGTTTAAACACTTTTTGATAAGTAGTGTTTTATATTTTAGTGTATTTGAAAACTATATAATTAAATTATTTTTATTTATATTAACTATATTCTTATTTGACGTCAATTTATTAACTTTCACATTTTATTTGTTTAAAACTTATTTGATGTCAACTTAAACCAATCTCGCATATATAATTATTAATTATATACTTTTATGAATAAAAATAATCTAAGAATAAGAATCTAATATGAAAGTTTTACTAAGCTTAAATGAATGCAATTTTTGTTCATAAAAATATAAATAATATAATTCATTAATTTAATTGATTTATGTTAAACAAATAAAATGTTAGAATCAGTAAATTGACATAAAATAAGTTTTATAATAAAAAATTAATCAAATAAGTATATATCATACAACTAATCAAATGAATTACAGAAATATCTGTTAAAAGTTAATTAAAAAAAATAAATAATTAAAAAACAAAATTAAATAATATCTTATATAACTTTCATATTTAATATAAATAAAATAATACAATTATATAGTTTTCAAATGCACTAAAATAAAAATGTTAAAACACTATAACTACTTACCAAAATTTTATAAAACATAGTGATTTTGTAAATTAGATTTTGTTAAAAACATTCTTATACTTTTAAAACGCGGGTCAAAATCTAATTTTAGTTATATTACTGTCAGATACATCATATTTTAATTGATAAAACAGGAGATATAAATGGTGTCTCACATCCACATCACTTTTTAGATGAATGAAATTAAAATCGTGATGTTAACTACAGTGAAACCTCTATAAATTAATAATATTGAGACTACACCAAAACTATATTTTTTTATTAATTTATAGAGATATTAATTTATCGATATACTAACTGAACCAAAAACTCAATTTGTGACTATAAAATTATATTATTTTATAGAGATTTTTAGTGTATATTAATTTATAGAATATTAATTTAAAGAGGTTATACTGTACATAACTTCATCAAATTGAGGGATGTTGTCATGCATAACATATACTTTGTGTAGCTAGGTAACATTAGTTTAGTTTGCATGATTAATCATGTGATGGCCAATATTTCATGTAGTCATCAATCATTTTTCCTTTGAATTTCATCATTATCGTAAGGCCGTATGTTCTGATTTAGAATTTTTCCGATTTGGTTTATTGACTAGAGTTACTAATTATTGTTACATATAACCTCGTTCAATTATCTCTGATACTTGGAGTACCAATACCGAACAAAAGTTTTAACTCGCAAAGTATATAAAAACAGAAAGGCACGTGTGAGAAGAAGAGCTAGAAGAGAAACAAAGTAACTCTCAAGAAACAGAACATGAAAGACAGAGAAATGTTCATTATAGAAGTGGAACAAATCTTTGTTGTGATATTTCCTAGAACCGGTGAAGCTTAGCATTATAGAAGTGGAATAAGCGCTCCAGAAGTATGAGCTATAATAGTAGGGATGACAAAGAGATATGATGCATTGCTTACGTGCTTCCGGTGCTGCGATTGCTTAAGTTTTGGTTACAATTTGGTTTACTTATTTTATTTCGGTTTATTTAATTTAATTTGTTAGTTAGAAATATTTTGGTTTAATTCAATTGAAATATGTGTTTTAAAAAAAATCAGAATTTAATGGTTAAATCTGGTTTTCAATAACCAGTTCGGTTAAATAAAATTTAGTTAATTTGTGGCCAAAGAATTATTAGATCTAGCAAAAGTAAACAAAAATCTGTCAAATTGTAATTAAATCTGTGGTCAAAAGATAAACAAATCTATCAAATTCATATTAAATCTGTCAAAATTAAGTAAATTGGTGGTCAAAAGATAATATATCAGTTAAAACTCAAATAAATCTGTTAAAAATAGAAAAATCGGTGGTCAAAGAGAACAGATGTATCAAAGCTTACATAAATCTGTCAAAAATAAGTAAATCTGTGGTCAAAGAAATTAAATCTAATTAAATCTGTAAATATTTAATAAATTTGTGACCAAACATGGCAGATATATCAAAAAAAAATCTGTAGAAATCTAATTAAGTCTATAGAACTTAAGATAAATATGTCGCCAAAGAAAAATAAAAAATAAGTTTGTGGCTACCTAAAATGTGGACAAAATAAATCTGTGAATAATGTCATTTTCGTAATTATTATTTTTGATAATAAAAGATTTAGGGGTAAAATAGGTATAAAATTTAAACTAGTAATTAAAATAAAATTGGGGTCATTCTAGTGATGAACTGATGAATTAGGGTAATTCTAGTAATAAAAAAAAAATTAATTTAAAAGGGTTTTAGAGGGGATTTTAACGTAGAAGCTGCGTTGGCCACCAAATCGATTTCAGTTACGATCTCTGCTGAGGTAACAATGGTGATCACGTCATCAACGGAGAATGCAACCGATTCCAAGCCTCCATCAGAGAAACTCGGAGATTCGTCAACCGTTTGGATAGATCCGGTAGAATCCGGATCCCCAAAGGGAGAAGAATCGGATCAACCAAAGGAGGAAGGAGAGTGCGTGTTCTGCGTGTTCATGAAAGGAGGCGGCTGCAGAGAACCATTCACGGCGTGGGAAGTGTGCATGCAGGAAGCTGAGAAGAACAAGGAAGATATCTTCACCAAGTGTATGGAAGTCAATAGTGCCTTGTTTAAATGTATGGACGCTCACTCCGATTATTACAAGCCCATTCTCGCTAACAAAGCTGCTGCAGAACAGGTGAAGGAGGAGTTTGAAGCCGAGAAGAAGAACAAGGTCGACCAAGAGGAGATCTCTGAAGAGGAAGTGGCTGCGACGAAGCAAGCTCAGGGATAAAATTTGTAATGGCCCTTTTGTTAAAGTTTGTTTATTTAAGTGATTAAAGTTTAAGACCATTGATGGATGGTGATACTGATAATTTGATCTAAAGGTCATTACTTTTGTTAATGCCCATGAACATTCACTCCAGTTGACAACTTTGGTTCTTTTGTGGTTTACTATCATTTGAATGTGATTTGGTGCCTGATGAACCAGTCAAGGTCTGATATCTTTTTTGTTAAAGCTTACTTGTTTGATTATTTGTAATGGCCCTTTTGTTAAAGTTTGTTTATTTAAGTGATTAAAGTTTAAGACTGATAATTTGATCTAAAGGTCATTACTTTTGTTAATGCCCATGAACATTCATTCCAGTTGACAACTTTGGTTCTTTTGTGGTTTACTATCATTTGAATGTGATTTGGTGCCTGATGAACCAGTCAAGGTCTGATCGTTTTTGTTAAAGTTTTACTTGTTTGTTGTTTCACTTTGTCTCATCCGTAGCTGTTATCAGCCTCCATAGAATATGATTATTTGGTTACCTTGATTAGTCATGTTAACTCATATATTATTAGTTCAGCTTTGGACAATGATGTTTATGAGTTAGCTGTTAGCCGCCTAGAATAACTGACTTATTCTTTTGTTAGCTTTGATCTGAAGATTCTTTGATTTGAATGAGAGAATTCAAAGGCCAGCATTGTCTCTGGTTTACCTTTGTAACTATTTTTCATCAAAAATTAAACTAGGATCAAAGTCGGTTCAAATCAGATTAGAGCAAAAAATTGAGCATAAAGAATCTCATTCTCAAAAAAAAAATCTAGTTTGAAAACTCATCTCATTCTCTATATCTTTTCTATTTTCATGATTTTCTTGTTATTGTTATACGACTTCATGCAAACAAGTGTCAGAGTTGTTTTCAAAAATAAGGCGCAAAGGGGATTTGACCAAAAAATAGGCACAGAGGGGAATTGACCAAAATAAAATAAAAAATAAGGCTCAAAGAGGCAAGTTGAATATAAAGAAAATAATCAGGTGCAACTGAACTAAATAGTAAATAGTTTGAACTTTGACAAATAGTCTAATACTATTATGTTTTTAATACGATTTAAAAGATGAGATTGTGTAAACAGCTTGATGGACTTTGGTGGCTAAAGAGTATATATACTCAATGAAACTTTAATCATCTTTGTCTTCATCTTCATCGTAGTTGAATGGTAGTGGAACAGACTTAAAGGCTCTGTATTTCCCAACATTGTTCAAATGCTCATTTTCTAATCTGTTTTCCACAAACAAACAAAAAAAAAAACAAAGTGTTACTAACACAATCTGTAGGATCAGTGATATGAGTTTTGAAGTATTTTTCCGACCTGAAGAAACTCCATATACCACGACGAATAATCTCAAGACTAGCAACAGTGGTAACCATCGTCTGTCTATGCATGAAGGAGAAGTTGAAATCAAGAACCGTCTGAATCCACGCAAATCTCAGCAGGACATTCAAAATCTAAATACATACATGTTCTTAAAACATCAGTTGCTATGAAACAGTTTTGATGGAATGAATATTCTTTTTTTTTTTTTGGTTTTGAGACTCACCATGGCGATGAAGTATACTTTCTTTTGAGGAATGATGAGCTTATCTCGAAGCCAGCGGTTTTTCGATGTCCGGTTAAGAAGACCCCAGTCATGAACAAAGTCCCAGTAAGTAGAGAATATAGCAGCTGCAGCTGAGGAGATAGCGGCTACCATCCTCCAAGCGATATCACCTTTATGGAAACTGTAAGCAGTTCTCAAGCAAACGGCTACTATAGTTAATAAGTACTTAAGTCCATTGTACCCTTGCTCCGGGTTCTTCTCCTCAAACAGCCGTCGCAGGCACTGCATTGAGTACATGTTCAGCTATTGAATGAATGCTTAGAGATGTTGAACTTTAATTTCCTTTGGAGATACCTGAAGGAGGCGGGAGACATAAGGGAGGACAGCAACAATGAACAAGAAACTGTTGTACAAACTAGTGTTACAAGTGTTCTTTCTGTGTCTGAAGTCTCCCCAACCATAGTAACAAACATAGAACTCGATGCTTCTAAGAGCTTGAACTTGGCTAGTAAACTGATCCGCCAAGAAGAAATCAGGCAATGTTACCTTGTAAAGAGGAGCGGCGAGGCAACGAAACACACAAGCGAGGAAGAAGTAGCGACTTGATCGGTAAAAGAAGTTGAATGGCAAGACTAGAACCAAAAACATGGCCTGCCAAAGTGGAAAATATTATTATGCCATTTTGTTAGTACAAACTCCACATTATCCAAGGTTTTAGAACTTACAATAAGTAGGAAAAGAGGAAGAAGTTCAGTTAATGTTTGATAGCCTTTGGTTTTGGGGTCTGCCTCCATGTCAAGATTGGCAAGAACACAAAGCAATGCAAAGACACCAATGGTGAAACCCACAAGCAGGACTTGTATGTAACCAAGTTCAGTGCCTTGCTTGAACCCAAATATGAAAGAATAGTTTACTTTGTAACGCCTCCAATAGTATATATTAGCAGCATACATTATTATGTGCAGCACGATAAACCCGAACAAGCTGCAAAAAACATCAGAGAAGACAACAACAATAACAACAACTAAGCAAACATCGTTCCATTTTTTTTTTTTGAAAAGCAAGTTTACTAAACTTGTTACCTATAAAGAGGGAACATAGTATTCATGTACTGCTTCTGGCCATCCCCCTGCAAGAGATTTCGGGTGCGGATGATCGCGACAAGAGCCACTATAAGAGAGAATACGCATCCAGCAGAGAAACCTGAAAACAGTATTCTCATAAGCAAATCACAAAGTTTGAACTCCAAAATCAAATGATGCCATATTCTGTTTTTTTACCAGTGGCGAATGTAATTCTGTGTCTCTCTCGTTTCGCTTTAGGCCGTAGAATGTTCATTCCTTTGGTTCGATTAGCATTTGCAAAATGCTTTATGAATGTGGCTTCAACACGCTCCATGAGTCGCACAACCTGAAATGAACAGAGGATGATCCAGAGAAGATCAATACCTAGAGAACAGAAACAAGAGGACTTGAGAGAACTAAGTAAACCTCTTACATCATCAGAGCTTCCAAGGTATGAACTATCAACCATTTTCATGTAATGCTTCGTTGCTTCCCTTGAAGTTATCTATTAAACACATTTCAGTTATATAGTACTCCCTCAGTTTTTTTGTTTTTTTTATTTGATGTTTTGGCTTAGTGCAAGAAGATTAAAAAATATATATTCTTTTAAAAAATATTTTTTTAAAATATAATTTTGAAATCATTTAACCAATTATAAAAAGATAGTCAAATTTTATTGGTTTGACAGTTTCCAATAAAGTTAAAAAATTAACCTTAAAAAGTCAAAATATCATATATTTTGAAACAACTAAAACGATCATATAATATGAAACTAACTGAGGAAATATATAAAAACCCTTCTTTTTTTTGATCAAAAACCCTTCAAGAACTCAAGTCAAAGTCTCAAATCTTACCTTATCATACTTCTTCAATACCTTCAAAA
Proteins encoded:
- the LOC106311005 gene encoding uncharacterized protein LOC106311005 is translated as MVITSSTENATDSKPPSEKLGDSSTVWIDPVESGSPKGEESDQPKEEGECVFCVFMKGGGCREPFTAWEVCMQEAEKNKEDIFTKCMEVNSALFKCMDAHSDYYKPILANKAAAEQVKEEFEAEKKNKVDQEEISEEEVAATKQAQG
- the LOC106307305 gene encoding phosphate transporter PHO1 homolog 3-like, which produces MKFGKEFSSQMVPEWQQAYMDYGFLKTLLKEIIRFKRRTNNAAPRGGAKNHLGGEGLNRNMTLYRAFSGLVSISRRQRHGNSHDVEEGVQLTTTTTTGPILVNTTADRGCETTFLMAAEEGGEYELVFFRRLDDEFNKVSKFYKEKVEEVLKEAVVLNKQMDALIAFRVKVENPEGWGWDERTVEISRLASDIATSAATLSASTPAGAKSMKVRSQAHMEAIQEGASSRAEQLEDDVEEEQGEDNAARESVNEVKTTRMRAVRPAPLDILDRVSINNTIETPRSTIKGVLQVPKQTDLKFSRENLMKVEEKLRHAFIVFYQKLRLLKSYSFLNVLAFLKVLKKYDKITSREATKHYMKMVDSSYLGSSDDVVRLMERVEATFIKHFANANRTKGMNILRPKAKRERHRITFATGFSAGCVFSLIVALVAIIRTRNLLQGDGQKQYMNTMFPLYSLFGFIVLHIIMYAANIYYWRRYKVNYSFIFGFKQGTELGYIQVLLVGFTIGVFALLCVLANLDMEADPKTKGYQTLTELLPLFLLIAMFLVLVLPFNFFYRSSRYFFLACVFRCLAAPLYKVTLPDFFLADQFTSQVQALRSIEFYVCYYGWGDFRHRKNTCNTSLYNSFLFIVAVLPYVSRLLQCLRRLFEEKNPEQGYNGLKYLLTIVAVCLRTAYSFHKGDIAWRMVAAISSAAAAIFSTYWDFVHDWGLLNRTSKNRWLRDKLIIPQKKVYFIAMILNVLLRFAWIQTVLDFNFSFMHRQTMVTTVASLEIIRRGIWSFFRLENEHLNNVGKYRAFKSVPLPFNYDEDEDKDD